TGGTTTGTCTCGCGTTATTGTTAAAGAAATTAGTAAAACTTTAGTGACCACTCTCGCGCCCGTGGTTGATAGCCCAGAAAATCACTTTGTATTGGAGTTTATTCCTGCCGAGTTTGTATATGACGGCCTTAATGTTGCAGGCCAGCCACTGGTGGAGGTGCTGTGGTTTTCTCGCCCCCAAGCACTGCAAGACCAAGTGGCTGAGCTGATCACTCAAGCACTGCGCGCGCACCTTGAGCCAGAGCAAAATATTTGTGTCATTTTTACTCCACTGACCGGCCAGCAATATTATGAAAATGGCCAGCATTATGGC
This genomic window from Oceanisphaera avium contains:
- a CDS encoding DUF1904 family protein, giving the protein MPHLRFRGLSRVIVKEISKTLVTTLAPVVDSPENHFVLEFIPAEFVYDGLNVAGQPLVEVLWFSRPQALQDQVAELITQALRAHLEPEQNICVIFTPLTGQQYYENGQHYG